The following are from one region of the Odontesthes bonariensis isolate fOdoBon6 chromosome 12, fOdoBon6.hap1, whole genome shotgun sequence genome:
- the LOC142396516 gene encoding inosine-uridine preferring nucleoside hydrolase-like isoform X1: MKRLIDCLLHDPLHSAHPSYSLLSASSQRLYPARRPWYRSVRGTHCSLRFSHSASGSRMVKKLLLDVDCGVDDAQAIMLALASPAKVLGITCVHGNTAVEQVCKNVLRVLEACRRFEIPVFKGADKPILGNSIDAGHFHGQDGLGDAPDPDAPGLDLLQKEHAVAAIIRIVNENPGEVSLVATAPLTNLALAVRMDPSLPSKLRGLYIMGGNTESRGNTTVCAEFNFAADPEAAYIVLNDYQCPTYLACWEFTCHSMLSWEFCDAWLAQDSHKARFMARIFRHSMEASQSERFQKEFVAGSGFISCDSYAMAAAVDDSFITESDRYPVSVELTGTHTRGMMVVDTVGLLKKTHKAFIMKKVDMEKFKQMMMAALK; this comes from the exons ATGAAACGGTTAATCGATTGTCTGTTGCATGACCCCTTGCATTCAGCCCATCCTTCATACAGCTTGCTGTCTGCTTCCTCTCAAAGGTTGTATCCAGCTCGCCGTCCTTGGTACCGGTCAGTGAGAGGAACTCACTGCAGCTTACGTTTCTCACACTCAGCCTCAG GGTCCAGGATGGTTAAAAAGCTGCTGTTGGATGTAGACTGTGGCGTGGATGACGCTCAGGCCATCATGCTGGCGCTGGCCTCACCGGCGAAGGTCCTGGGAATCACCTGCGTGCACGGGAACACCGCGGTGGAGCAGGTGTGCAAGAACGTGCTGCGCGTTCTGGAGGCCTGCCGAAGATTTGAG ATTCCGGTGTTTAAAGGTGCCGACAAGCCTATCCTGGGGAACAGCATCGACGCGGGACACTTCCACGGGCAGGACGGCCTGGGAGACGCTCCTGACCCCGACGCTCCCGGCCTGGACCTGCTTCAGAAGGAGCACGCTGTGGCGGCCATAATCAGGATCGTTAACGAGAACCCGGGAGAG GTGTCTCTGGTTGCCACGGCACCCCTCACCAACTTGGCTCTGGCTGTGAGGATGGATCCGTCTCTGCCAAGCAAACTTCGGGGGCTCTACATCATGGGAGGCAACACTGAGT CTCGAGGAAACACCACAGTGTGTGCCGAGTTCAACTTTGCCGCCGATCCAGAGGCAGCGTACATTGTGCTGAACGACTACCAGTGTCCCACCTACTTGGCCTGCTGGGAGTTCACCTGCCACAGCATGCTGTCTTGG GAGTTCTGCGACGCCTGGTTGGCGCAGGACAGCCATAAAGCTCGCTTCATGGCACGGATCTTCCGCCACAGCATGGAGGCATCGCAGAGCGAACGCTTCCAGAAGGAGTTTGTCGCCGGCTCAGGCTTCATTTCCTGTGACTCGTACGCCATGGCGGCCGCCGTCGACGACTCGTTCATCACAGAGAGCGACCGTTACCCGGTTAGCGTAGAGCTGACGGGCACGCACACCAGAGGAATGATGGTAGTGGACACTGTGGGGTTGCTGAAGAAGACCCACAAGGCTTTCATCATGAAGAAAGTGGATATGGAGAAGTTCAAGCAGATGATGATGGCTGCTTTGAAGTAA
- the LOC142396516 gene encoding inosine-uridine preferring nucleoside hydrolase-like isoform X2, whose protein sequence is MLFRRSLSSVTFRVFSSFVWRLYPARRPWYRSVRGTHCSLRFSHSASGSRMVKKLLLDVDCGVDDAQAIMLALASPAKVLGITCVHGNTAVEQVCKNVLRVLEACRRFEIPVFKGADKPILGNSIDAGHFHGQDGLGDAPDPDAPGLDLLQKEHAVAAIIRIVNENPGEVSLVATAPLTNLALAVRMDPSLPSKLRGLYIMGGNTESRGNTTVCAEFNFAADPEAAYIVLNDYQCPTYLACWEFTCHSMLSWEFCDAWLAQDSHKARFMARIFRHSMEASQSERFQKEFVAGSGFISCDSYAMAAAVDDSFITESDRYPVSVELTGTHTRGMMVVDTVGLLKKTHKAFIMKKVDMEKFKQMMMAALK, encoded by the exons ATGTTGTTTAGAAGGTCTTTGTCGTCAGTTACGTTTCGTGTTTTTAGCAGTTTTGTGTGGAG GTTGTATCCAGCTCGCCGTCCTTGGTACCGGTCAGTGAGAGGAACTCACTGCAGCTTACGTTTCTCACACTCAGCCTCAG GGTCCAGGATGGTTAAAAAGCTGCTGTTGGATGTAGACTGTGGCGTGGATGACGCTCAGGCCATCATGCTGGCGCTGGCCTCACCGGCGAAGGTCCTGGGAATCACCTGCGTGCACGGGAACACCGCGGTGGAGCAGGTGTGCAAGAACGTGCTGCGCGTTCTGGAGGCCTGCCGAAGATTTGAG ATTCCGGTGTTTAAAGGTGCCGACAAGCCTATCCTGGGGAACAGCATCGACGCGGGACACTTCCACGGGCAGGACGGCCTGGGAGACGCTCCTGACCCCGACGCTCCCGGCCTGGACCTGCTTCAGAAGGAGCACGCTGTGGCGGCCATAATCAGGATCGTTAACGAGAACCCGGGAGAG GTGTCTCTGGTTGCCACGGCACCCCTCACCAACTTGGCTCTGGCTGTGAGGATGGATCCGTCTCTGCCAAGCAAACTTCGGGGGCTCTACATCATGGGAGGCAACACTGAGT CTCGAGGAAACACCACAGTGTGTGCCGAGTTCAACTTTGCCGCCGATCCAGAGGCAGCGTACATTGTGCTGAACGACTACCAGTGTCCCACCTACTTGGCCTGCTGGGAGTTCACCTGCCACAGCATGCTGTCTTGG GAGTTCTGCGACGCCTGGTTGGCGCAGGACAGCCATAAAGCTCGCTTCATGGCACGGATCTTCCGCCACAGCATGGAGGCATCGCAGAGCGAACGCTTCCAGAAGGAGTTTGTCGCCGGCTCAGGCTTCATTTCCTGTGACTCGTACGCCATGGCGGCCGCCGTCGACGACTCGTTCATCACAGAGAGCGACCGTTACCCGGTTAGCGTAGAGCTGACGGGCACGCACACCAGAGGAATGATGGTAGTGGACACTGTGGGGTTGCTGAAGAAGACCCACAAGGCTTTCATCATGAAGAAAGTGGATATGGAGAAGTTCAAGCAGATGATGATGGCTGCTTTGAAGTAA